The proteins below come from a single Aspergillus oryzae RIB40 DNA, chromosome 5 genomic window:
- a CDS encoding Zn(II)2Cys6 transcription factor domain-containing protein (predicted protein): protein MGEREGGGTAGGLENMMAASNAQPDTGLYTQNSQNQKSPSPQAQHRRGYQACDPCRKRKVKCDLGSVDNPRPPPCVRCRRESKRCEFSATRRKRKPSEVEETVDGVLRRDKRMMIGDPASNGSPSDGSSSYAQPEPASFESNSAIPQQKWSAERSPTTTTQVPQPTTTTTTATTNHRFTPNTPSSTTHFPDARNTRLVYPLGDRTTSYGLDGGQTMMNRTAVELLSPAISNSHDALHLLSEAAGRTEDLNRQSLENRYAARQSVSSFNSPMSPLTQAGTPRSAGGSFSRPARSGMQMNNYFPTTGSSSIDHQTSDGRGQSGPSEGLQDPGFADAVKAWSRLRFVRAGWLSVEEAMAYVAYYYKHLAHLSPIVIPDFSHHSTHRTLLTDEPVLAVTILTTASRHMKPKGDGAYTRSFYIHDRLWSYLRGMIERLFWGQEKFGGDSMGISKPRSFDLAPTSAKVNLKGNLRSLGTIEALLVLTDWHPRNLHFPPGDDENTLLDLDAQGQTRPEKDSEMDPDNILNRNPNASAEGRLAFQKWLEPAWRSDRMSWMLLSTAQALAFELGVFDQKNDAKAASEYPVEHTRKRRLRRLILVYNTQSSGRIGIPSMLPLPQYANDIQPTNVANVKGGDANIDKMHDCWIGITKIMYQSNQLLFASNEQTSELIRSGRYRDQIDRFQPFLREWRQNIDTLDLAPPMRMLLMIEYEYTRLYVNSLALQAVVDRWTTMSNEATQSARPGSGATSANSWFNVLMELYRVNEQYIQEVVDASRRILQTVLEELIPGDHLKHAPVRTYFRILSGMIFILKTFTLGAREDDVRVSLDLQDRTVEALRTHVVDDVHLSHAIARLLELLTTSIRTRFLRFAPMDRGNDVEHDRASAPTSRPQSPRARENRRDGTSNGWTPGQNTTQNLSYVDSNGHSTGTPMTSVHDPLAGIPAQPINSSNINVSFMPPPPSVYHNYYDPNATPPAGDLDGSNVPSQSMQDSGALPDWFALPLDQFFNSSTLVDQGLGGTGPMVGEFDMLEVLLNEQYDGHTDNLDSTGGGTIPSQFLQSS from the exons atgggagagagagaaggc GGCGGCACTGCTGGAGGATTGGAGAACATGATGGCAGCAAGCAATGCACAACCTGACACCGGTCTCTATACCCAAAACAGCCAGAATCAGAAGTCCCCGTCGCCCCAAGCCCAGCATCGCCGCGGTTATCAGGCATGCGACCCTTGTCGGAAACGCAAGGTGAAGTGTGATCTTGGCA GTGTCGATAATCCCCGTCCTCCTCCCTGTGTACGATGTCGTCGCGAAAGCAAGCGCTGCGAGTTCTCCGCCACCCGGCGCAAGCGCAAACCCTCGGAAGTCGAGGAGACCGTAGATGGCGTACTCCGACGTGATAAGAGAATGATGATCGGGGATCCTGCATCCAATGGTTCTCCTAGTGATGGATCGTCGTCCTATGCACAGCCTGAACCGGCGTCGTTTGAGAGCAATAGTGCCATTCCGCAGCAGAAGTGGTCGGCCGAGCGATCACCCACGACTACCACTCAGGTACCCCAGccaactactactactactaccgccaccaccaaccatcGGTTCACGCCAAACACCCCTTCGTCTACGACACACTTCCCCGATGCACGGAATACCCGACTGGTGTATCCTTTGGGGGACCGAACAACCAGTTATGGTCTTGATGGCGGGCAAACCATGATGAATCGTACCGCGGTCGAGCTGCTGTCACCTGCAATCAGTAACAGCCATGATGCGTTACATCTGTTGTCCGAGGCTGCAGGACGGACGGAAGATCTCAATCGCCAAAGCCTTGAAAATCGTTATGCAGCCCGGCAGTCTGTCTCGTCTTTCAACTCACCCATGTCTCCTCTTACCCAGGCTGGCACCCCCCGAAGTGCAGGAGGCTCGTTCTCGAGACCAGCCCGGTCTGGAATGCAGATGAATAACTATTTCCCAACGACTGGATCGAGCTCGATCGATCATCAAACCTCTGATGGCCGTGGCCAGTCAGGTCCTTCGGAAGGTCTTCAAGACCCAGGCTTTGCGGATGCTGTCAAAGCTTGGTCACGATTGCGTTTCGTTCGTGCTGGCTGGCTTTCAGTTGAGGAAGCCATGGCTTATGTTGCATA CTACTACAAACATCTTGCTCATTTAAGCCCTATCGTCATTCCTGATTTCTCTCATCATTCTACACATCGTACTTTGCTCACTGACGAGCCCGTGCTAGCCGTTACGATTCTTACAACAGCATCACGGCACATGAAACCCAAGGGAGACGGAGCATATACCCGTTCCTTTTACATCCATGACCGGCTCTGGTCGTATCTACGTGGAATGATCGAGCGTCTCTTTTGGGGTCAAGAAAAGTTCGGTGGGGATAGTATGGGAATCAGTAAACCGCGTTCGTTCGACCTAGCACCCACATCGGCGAAAGTGAATCTCAAGGGCAATCTGCGATCGCTGGGAACCATAGAAGCTCTATTGGTCCTAACAGACTGGCACCCGCGAAATTTACATTTTCCTCCGGGTGACGACGAGAACACACTACTGGACTTGGATGCCCAAGGTCAGACTCGGCCCGAAAAGGATTCAGAAATGGACCCCGACAATATCCTCAACCGTAACCCGAATGCCTCTGCAGAAGGCCGACTTGCTTTTCAGAAGTGGCTGGAACCTGCCTGGCGGTCCGATCGAATGTCTTGGATGCTACTTAGCACAGCACAAGCCTTAGCATTCGAGCTGGGAGTGTTCGATCAAAAGAACGATGCGAAGGCGGCGAGCGAATATCCGGTTGAGCACACACGGAAGCGGCGGCTTCGTCGCCTCATCCTTGTGTACAACACGCAGAGCAGTGGCCGCATTGGTATTCCATCGATGCTTCCTCTCCCACAATatgccaatgacatccaGCCGACGAATGTAGCCAACGTTAAAGGCGGTGATGCGAACATCGACAAAATGCACGATTGTTGGATTGGAATTACGAAGATTATGTATCAGAGTAACCAGTTACTATTCGCGTCCAACGAACAAACATCAGAGTTGATCCGCAGTGGTCGATATCGAGATCAAATTGACAGATTCCAGCCATTCTTGCGGGAATGGCGACAGAACATTGACACACTTGATC TTGCGCCTCCGATGAGAATGCTCTTGATGATTGAGTATGAATATACTC GGTTATATGTCAATTCTTTGGCTCTACAAGCTGTAGTTGATCGGTGGACGACCATGTCGAACGAAGCCACCCAAAGTGCAAGGCCAGGGTCTGGGGCAACTTCAGCTAACAGCTGGTTCAACGTGCTCATGGAGTTGTACCGTGTCAATGAACAGTATATTCAAGAGGTTGTCGACGCGTCGCGCAGGATTCTACAGACCGTACTGGAGGAGCTTATTCCTGGAGATCACCTCAAGCACGCACCTGTTCGAACCTACTTTCGAATTCTGTCCGGAATGATCTTCATTCTTAAG ACATTCACTCTCGGTGCGAGAGAAGATGACGTTCGCGTTTCCTTGGACCTCCAGGACCGAACCGTGGAAGCACTACGGACGCATGTGGTAGACGATGTCCACCTGAGTCACGCCATTGCCCGACTGCTAGAGCTGCTCACGACCAGCATTCGTACCCGATTCTTGCGATTCGCACCGATGGATCGTGGCAACGACGTCGAGCACGACCGCGCGTCTGCACCAACCTCCCGACCCCAATCACCCCGTGCGCGTGAAAACCGCCGAGACGGCACGAGCAATGGCTGGACACCAGGGCAAAACACGACACAGAATCTGAGCTATGTCGACAGTAATGGTCACTCGACCGGCACTCCAATGACTTCGGTGCATGACCCACTGGCTGGAATCCCGGCACAGCCGATCAACTCGTCCAATATTAACGTTTCATTCATGCCCCCACCGCCATCCGTGTACCACAACTACTATGACCCGAATGCAACGCCCCCCGCAGGGGACCTGGACGGCTCGAACGTTCCATCGCAGTCGATGCAGGACTCTGGCGCCCTGCCGGACTGGTTTGCCCTGCCGCTCGATcaattcttcaacagctCCACCCTGGTGGATCAGGGTCTAGGGGGCACAGGACCGATGGTGGGCGAATTCGACATGCTCGAAGTCCTCCTTAATGAACAGTACGACGGACACACCGACAATCTTGATTCCACCGGCGGCGGCACCATTCCGTCTCAATTCTTGCAATCATCGTAA
- the ptcG gene encoding type 2C protein phosphatase PTC1 (serine/threonine protein phosphatase): MFSGSSSPPKDKSNSVPHSGAVDTQSLSVHPEEGSAAQTSKSLLSGGFFTRRTSEDQAPAGEKKRRSSTVTKAATFFTNAKNSLSLSSSPRESSSFNYTVRSPQTLQSLGSMDPALSVPQGSLNNSAGDSLPTPRSSFKVGVTEDRNRKCRRTMEDTHAYLYNFLGTPAPLARADGENEAGSSLAPDEASSVVETDNGYFAIFDGHAGTFAAEWCGKKLHLILEDIMKKNPNTPVPELLDQTFTTVDQQLEKLPVKNSGCTAVIALLRWEDRIPSSHSATGSSALAPAAAAAAAAKGDSNSEADDTPTQATSSGPSILPKLQEKAIRQRVLYTANVGDARIILCRNGKALRLSYDHKGSDENEGKRIANAGGLILNNRVNGVLAVTRALGDAYLKDLVTGHPYTTETVVQPDSDEFIILACDGLWDVCTDQEAVDLVRNVPDAQEASKILVDYALARFSTDNLSCMVIRLDTNRVKEVINKTAEPIGVAGDPSMDVEHGVSEADKIIEGARKSMANADIADDGETAEKGKNDILHKMVDGEPGPEMSLDDSNDAPTVSHLNKTNANNGIP; the protein is encoded by the exons ATGTTCAGTGGCTCCTCGAGCCCACCCAAAGACAAGTCGAATTCAGTTCCACATTCCGGCGCTGTCGATACACAATCTCTAAGTGTACATCCCGAGGAAGGCTCTGCAGCCCAAACCAGCAAGTCTCTGCTTTCCGGAGGTTTCTTTACGAGAAGGACTAGCGAGGACCAGGCCCCTGccggggagaagaagcgccgGAGTAGCACAGTCACGAAAGCGGCGACGTTTTTCACCAACGCTAAGAATTCACTGAGTTTGAGTAGTAGTCCTCGTGAATCTTCGTCGTTTAATTACACGGTTCGATCTCCGCAAACGTTGCAGTCGCTTGGGAGCATGGACCCGGCATTGAGTGTCCCACAAGGGTCATTGAACAACTCTGCTGGCGATTCGCTACCAACTCCTCGCTCATCGTTTAAAGTTGGTGTCACAGAAGATCGGAATCGAAAATGTCGCCGGACTATGGAAGATACCCATGCATATCTCTACAACTTTTTGGGGACCCCCGCACCATTAGCCCGGGCTGATGGCGAGAACGAGGCTGGTTCTTCCCTCGCACCCGATGAAGCGTCTAGTGTTGTTGAAACCGACAATGGGTATTTTGCCATCTTCGATGGACATGCCGGCACATTCGCTGCTGAATGGTGTGGGAAGAAATTACATCTGATTCTAGAGGATATAATGAAGAAGAATCCTAATACTCCCGTTCCCGAACTTCTCGACCAAACATTTACTACTGTCGATCAACAGTTAGAGAAGTTGCCTGTGAAGAACAGTGGGTGTACTGCTGTCATTGCCCTTCTGCGATGGGAAGACCGGATCCCCAGTTCGCATTCGGCAACTGGCTCTTCGGCACTCGCTCCcgcagcagccgcagccgcagccgcaaAGGGCGATTCCAATTCAGAGGCCGATGACACACCCACTCAAGCAACTAGTTCTGGTCCGTCAATTCTGCCGAAACTACAAGAGAAAGCTATACGGCAACGAGTCTTGTACACGGCCAATGTGGGTGATGCTCGTATAATTTTATGTCGCAACGGCAAGGCGCTTCGGTTGTCCTACGATCACAAAGGTAGTGACGAAAATGAGGGCAAGAGAATAGCTAACGCCGGGGGTTTGATACTTAACAACAGAGTAAACGGCGTTCTTGCAGTGACTAGAGCCCTGGGTGATGCTTATCTCAAGGATCTCGTTACCGGACACCCGTATACCACGGAGACCGTGGTCCAACCGGACTCTGATGAATTTATCATATTGGCCTGCGACGGG CTGTGGGATGTCTGCACTGACCAGGAAGCTGTGGATCTTGTTCGAAATGTTCCAGACGCCCAGGAGGCATCTAAGATCCTGGTCGATTATGCTCTTGCTCGCTTTAGCACTGATAACCTTTCGTGCATGGTTATCCGGCTTGATACGAATCGtgtcaaggaggtcatcAACAAGACAGCTGAGCCAATTGGTGTGGCTGGCGATCCATCTATGGATGTCGAGCATGGCGTGAGCGAAGCAGACAAGATCATTGAGGGGGCAAGAAAGAGCATGGCCAATGCAGACATTGCCGACGATGGCGAAACGGctgagaagggcaagaacGATATTCTGCATAAAATGGTCGATGGCGAGCCCGGCCCAGAGATGTCATTGGACGATTCTAATGATGCACCGACCGTCAGCCACCTAAACAAGACTAATGCAAATAACGGGATTCCCTAA
- a CDS encoding mitochondrial 54S ribosomal protein mL67 (predicted protein) — MASQSVTKPFQKILDPTKIGTWNVVRRPPIENHSVIQGKAREQNSNAFKTHQWKEGVRLRKAINAITHGKNIFVYHNIRTNQVVYSLTRYLEKNNVLRQLVYHGKKTVPATLRKDMWVPYYSVHFNEPKVGLRAYHLLREFAMQRQLSPPREMITISERFLDQKRPKDPEGAKKFDEKYADKVGWLMEKKHRARALMDQKATSVADVSAVLSIQEEEIANGFADGKRGYLTRTARRRRREARAKEEAKAAEQAERVAELEKTLSTSEVEYKVQEIESTNGLEGNGVKILWTDIHDARLAESWPERVRHGELDLSRDHVMPGQKRNYGVEVLADETFKEKQPEQKA; from the exons ATGGCCTCGCAGTCCGTCACCAAGCCGTTCCAGAAGATCCTGGACCCGACCAAAATCGGGACATGGAATGTCGTCCGTCGCCCGCCAATCGAGAACCATAGCGTGATCCAGGGAAAAGCACGGGAACAGAACTCGAATGCTTTCAAAACACACCAGTGGAAGGAGGGAGTCCGGTTACGaaaggccatcaatgccATTACGCACGGGAAGAACATCTTCGTCTATCATAACATCCGCACCAACCAGGTTGTCTACTCATTGACGCGGTATTTGGAG AAAAATAATGTCCTCCGTCAGCTAGTATACCACGGCAAAAAGACCGTCCCCGCTACTCTCCGAAAGGACATGTGGGTGCCTTACTACTCCGTCCATTTCAACGAACCTAAGGTCGGCCTCCGTGCctaccatcttctccgcgaATTTGCCATGCAACGCCAACTCTCCCCTCCTCGTGAGATGATCACCATCAGCGAAAGGTTCCTGGATCAGAAGCGGCCCAAAGACCCCGAAGGAGCCAAGAAGTTTGACGAAAAGTATGCAGACAAGGTCGGctggctgatggagaagaagcacCGCGCTCGTGCTTTGATGGACCAGAAGGCCACCAGTGTGGCCGATGTGTCTGCCGTTCTGTCCAtccaggaggaggagatcgcGAATGGTTTCGCTGATGGCAAAAGGGGATACCTCACTCGCACTGCTAGACGGCGCCGCAGGGAGGCTCGTGCGAAGGAGGAGGCTAAGGCCGCCGAGCAAGCTGAACGTGTGGCTGAGCTGGAAAAGACCTTGAGCACATCCGAGGTCGAATACAAGGTCCAGGAGATTGAAAGCACGAACGGACTGGAAGGCAACGGCGTAAAGATCCTCTGGACTGATATCCACGATGCTCGTCTCGCCGAATCTTGGCCTGAGCGTGTCCGCCACGGTGAACTCGACCTGTCCCGCGATCACGTTATGCCAGGACAGAAGCGCAACTACGGTGTGGAAGTTCTTGCTGATGAGACGTTTAAGGAGAAGCAGCCGGAGCAGAAGGCCTAA
- a CDS encoding putative UV radiation resistance protein (UVRAG) (UV radiation resistance associated protein), whose protein sequence is MSLTITSEGIGHDDAGNRRERSWLFPSNRKLRHLQGISIRNLVIDPPSRTRGKTIDDEDIPNSFQSPSKILAQDASRPLNHSRSFTNLKSVNAAGDKCITREPPPRRQPQRRNTLPWSDPNPRTRQVKLEDITRSRMADTWFSMHCDKIEEPVYVSEVVKDATNPSFRSFDLNMCGPLVSRSDNLTLKLWAKTAAMEEYMLLVELQLHLQSLQFLGKSLDSFHQPLPSNSILFHFADGVYGNLTDLPPVWVPLPAKPSKASDRNALPTSSYDALMRLANLDECIQDALITREKLEAQISSILERNQKALAVTSEVSRARDRVALTKQAVVSERKQLRLTSKRKEKLIASLRARREAMARGRQTQERARSHLPDAQEKLHSSAKLLEKETEDTKGQIRRISEDLLAIYPIEPIPDKPLAFTIAGIALPNSNFTDIHRDAVAAALGYTAHLVYLLSFYLSVSMPYPINPYLSNSQIQDPVSVSLPQRTYPLYPVNVHYRFEYGVFLLNKNIEFLLNKQGVRVLDIRHTLPNLKYLLYVLTAGTAEIPARKAGGIRGLLPGRLTPSMSRRGSEDSVAYSESNLPRKMMSSLVKSNGDVALDKGKKSIPVLNTTSASQVA, encoded by the exons ATGTCGCTGACTATTACCTCGGAGGGCATAGGCCATGATGATGCTGGTAATCGTCGCGAGAGATCTTGGCTGTTCCCATCG AATCGCAAGCTTCGCCATCTACAAGGCATCTCAATCCGTAATCTTGTTATCGACCCCCCGAGCAGGACTCGGGGAAAAACTAttgatgacgaagacatcCCCAACTCGTTCCAATCGCCATCGAAGATCCTGGCTCAGGATGCGAGTCGCCCCCTGAACCACTCGCGCTCATTCACAAATCTCAAATCCGTCAATGCAGCCGGCGATAAGTGTATTACTCGTGAGCCGCCTCCCCGGCGACAGCCACAAAGGCGAAACACCTTACCTTGGAGCGATCCCAACCCGCGCACAAGACAAGTAAAACTGGAGGACATCACGAGGAGTCGGATGGCAGATACCTGGTTCTCCATGCATTGCGATAAGATCGAAGAACCGGTGTATGTGAGCGAGGTCGTGAAGGATGCAACGAACCCGAGCTTCCGGTCCTTCGACCTGAATATGTGCGGGCCCTTGGTTTCGCGATCGGATAATCTCACCCTCAAGCTATGGGCGAAGACGGCCGCTATGGAAGAGTACATGTTGTTGGTGGAATTGCAGTTACATCTACAATCCCTACAGTTTCTGGGAAAGTCGTTGGATAGCTTCCACCAGCCGTTACCGTCCAattctattcttttccattttgcGGACGGCGTCTATGGGAATCTGACGGATCTTCCACCGGTTTGGGTGCCTCTGCCTGCGAAACCATCCAAAGCTTCCGATAGGAATGCGCTGCCGACTTCGTCCTACGACGCGCTGATGCGGCTGGCAAACCTGGATGAGTGCATTCAAGACGCACTGATCACTAGGGAAAAGCTAGAAGCTCAAATAAGCTCAATTCTGGAGAGAAATCAGAAAGCTTTGGCCGTTACCAGCGAGGTTTCGCGAGCCCGGGATAGAGTGGCCCTGACGAAACAGGCGGTTGTGTCTGAGAGGAAACAACTTCGCCTGACTAGCAAACGTAAGGAAAAACTGATCGCTAGTTTACGCGCGAGGAGGGAGGCTATGGCGCGTGGGCGCCAGACGCAAGAAAGAGCTCGTAGTCATCTTCCCGATGCGCAGGAGAAGCTGCACTCCAGCGCTAAATTATtggaaaaagagacagaggaCACCAAGGGCCAAATCCGACGCATATCAGAGGATCTACTAGCCATCTATCCCATAGAGCCGATCCCTGACAAACCGCTCGCGTTTACAATCGCGGGCATTGCCTTGCCGAACTCGAACTTCACGGATATTCATCGGGACGCTGTTGCGGCCGCACTTGGATACACTGCACATTTGGTTTATCTACTGTCCTTCTATCTGTCCGTGTCCATGCCTTATCCGATAAATCCGTATCTCTCCAACTCGCAGATCCAGGACCCGGTGTCAGTCTCACTCCCACAACGGACGTATCCACTGTATCCGGTCAACGTCCATTACCGGTTCGAATATGGGGTGTTTTTACTGAACAAAAACATCGAATTCCTCCTGAATAAGCAGGGCGTACGAGTGCTTGACATCCGACACACGCTCCCCAACTTGAAGTATCTGCTGTACGTTCTGACTGCAGGGACTGCAGAAATCCCCGCACGGAAGGCTGGGGGAATTCGAGGCCTGCTACCGGGCCGGTTGACCCCCAGTATGTCGAGACGCGGGAGCGAAGACAGCGTTGCATACAGCGAATCCAACTTACCCCGGAAAATGATGAGTTCGTTGGTGAAGTCCAATGGGGACGTCGCGCTTGACAAGGGGAAAAAGAGTATCCCTGTCTTGAACACGACGTCTGCCTCCCAGGTGGCCTAA
- a CDS encoding PPIL2 family peptidylprolyl isomerase (cyclophilin type, U box-containing peptidyl-prolyl cis-trans isomerase), with the protein MGKGSKQITHSEWASGDSYSASAGAGGGKGGDNAPFKRLPFNFCSLSLQPFAHPVCTPSGTIFDLTNILPWIKKHGKNPVDGTPLKNSDLIKLNIAKNESGDYVDPVTYKVLTDNTHIVALRNTGNVFAWDTVERLNIKGKLWRDLVTDEEFGRKDIITLQDPQNIESRNLSSFNYLKEGESVPGQKEEESNVNASALGSSAKILKAKEAVAKARSERAQRADSSAVTKKADGSTTTSTQSKTASFQSGKPTPYNAAKYTTGMAAASFTSTGLTPHTSAELALLSDEEYMLKRGRVKQKGYARISTTSGDINLELQTEYAPKAVWNFIKLAKKGYYKDVTFHRNIKGFMIQGGDPSGTGRGGESIWGKYFNDEFEGPLKHDSRGTLSMANKGKNTNSSQFFIAYRALPHLNNKHTIFGHVIDDPTPSSTTLNNLETHPVNSSTNRPTPDIRITDVTIFVDPFEEFLNQKKAEEASGKNKKVDPTEEDRETQQEDDDQVTWTGKRVRGPGSTAAGGDAGSGVGKYLKAALANQTTQEEDEIVEFVDEEPEPEPMRKKFKSRGGFGDFSSWD; encoded by the exons atggggaaag GTTCAAAACAGATCACACATTCTGAGTGGGCATCAGGGGATTCGTATTCTGCGAGCGCCGGAGCaggaggagggaaaggaggagaCAATGCACCCTTCAAACGTCTCCCTTTCAATTTCTGCTCTCTCTCACTGCAGCCATTCGCGCACCCGGTTTGCACGCCTTCAGGAACAATTTTCGACCTCACCAATATCCTCCCTTGGATCAAGAAACATGGAAAGAATCCGGTAGATGGCACACCACTCAAAAACTCCGACCTCATTAAACTCAATATCGCGAAGAACGAATCGGGGGATTACGTCGACCCAGTAACCTATAAAGTCTTAACGGACAACACACATATTGTCGCCTTGCGCAATACCGGAAATGTTTTCGCGTGGGATACCGTTGAGCGGTTGAATATCAAGGGAAAGCTGTGGCGCGACCTCGTTACGGATGAGGAATTCGGACGCAAGGACATAATCACCCTACAGGATCCCCAGAATATTGAGTCACGGAATCTCAGCTCCTTCAATTACTTGAAGGAAGGTGAAAGTGTTCCTGgacagaaagaggaagagtccAATGTAAATGCCAGCGCGTTGGGAAGTTCAGCCAAGATCTTGAAGGCAAAGGAGGCTGTGGCTAAAGCCCGTTCGGAGAGAGCGCAACGAGCTGACTCTAGCGCTGTCACCAAGAAGGCTGATGGTAGTACAACTACAAGCACTCAATCCAAAACGGCCTCGTTCCAATCTGGGAAACCTACACCATATAATGCAGCCAAGTATACTACTGGTATGGCTGCGGCATCCTTCACGAGTACCGGTTTAACACCACATACATCTGCCGAGCTCGCACTTCTTTCCGACGAAGAATACATGTTAAAACGGGGACGTGTAAAGCAAAAGGGTTATGCTCGAATCTCAACCACATCCGGGGATATAAACCTGGAGCTACAGACGGAATATGCGCCAAAAGCCGTGTGGAACTTTATCAAACTGGCTAAGAAGGGTTATTATAAAGATGTCACCTTCCATCGTAATATCAAGGGCTTCATGATCCAGGGCGGAGATCCCTCGGGTACTGGTCGGGGTGGTGAAAGCATCTGGGGTAAATACTTCAATGATGAATTCGAGGGACCTCTGAAACATGATTCCAGAGGGACTCTCAGCATGGCCAACAAAGGCAAGAACACTAATAGTAGCCAGTT TTTCATTGCGTACCGTGCTCTCCCACATTTGAACAATAAGCATACTATTTTCGGTCATGTAATTGACGATCCGACTCCTTCGTCCACCACCCTAAACAACCTGGAAACGCACCCGGTCAATTCATCAACGAATAGACCTACTCCAGACATTCGCATCACAGATGTCACAATATTCGTGGACCCGTTTGAGGAGTTTCTGAATCAGAAAAAGGCGGAAGAGGCGTCAgggaagaataaaaaggTCGatccaacagaagaagatcggGAAACTCaacaggaagatgacgaccaAGTTACTTGGACAGGGAAGAGAGTACGCGGCCCAGGCTCTACAGCAGCTGGCGGTGATGCTGGAAGCGGAGTCGGAAAGTATTTGAAGGCTGCGCTGGCTAATCAAACTACTcaagaggaggatgagatcgtGGAATTTGTAGACGAGGAGCCCGAGCCTGAACCGATGCGGAAGAAGTTCAAAAGTAGGGGAGGGTTTGGTGATTTCAGTTCGTGGGATTGA